CCGGTGCCGCCTCGTTCGAGCCGAATCCCGCCCGCGCCTATTCGCAGGGCGAAAACGTTTCGCAGGGTGAGGGGTTACGGCAGAGGCTGCCGAGCTTCGCGCCGCTCGTGAAGCAGGTGAAACCCGCCGTCGTCTCGATCCGTGTGAAGGCCGACGCGGCGGCCAAGGCGGCGTTCGGCGATGATGAGGGCGGCCCCCGTGGCGGCAATCCTTACGAGGGCACGCCGTTCGAGCGCTTCTTCGGCCCCGGCGGCCCGCGCGGCGGCTTCGGTCCATGGGGCGGCGCGCCGGGCGGCAAGGGCGGCCCGCGTCAGCTCGTGACGGCGCAAGGCTCCGGCTTTTTCATCTCGCCCGACGGGTATCTCGTGACGAACAATCACGTCGCGCAGGACGCCGTCAGTCTCGAAGTCGTCATGGACGACGGCAAGACCTACACCGCGAAGGTGGTCGGCACCGATCCGCGCACCGACATCGCGCTTCTCAAGGTGGATGGACGCACCGACTTTCCTTACGCGAAATTCTCGCACTCGGGCGCCGAAATCGGCGACTGGGTTCTTGCCATGGGTAACCCCTTCGGTCTCGGCGGCACGGTGACGGCGGGTATCGTCTCGGCGCGCGGCCGCGATATCGGCGAAGGCCCGTATGACGATTTCATCCAGATCGACGCATCCGTGAACAAGGGCAACTCCGGCGGTCCCACCTTCAACGAAAGCGGCGAGGTCATCGGCGTGAACACAGCGATCTACTCGCCGTCGGGCGGCTCGGTCGGCATCGCGTTCGCCATTCCCGCCCCGACCGTCGAGCGCGTGGTCGCGGCGCTGAAAGACAAGGGTCACGTCACGCGCGGCTGGCTCGGCGTGCAGATCCAGGGCCTGACGCCCGAACTCGCCGACAGCCTCGGCCTCAAGAACACCGCGGGCGCGCTGGTCGCCGCCCCGCAGAGCGGAAGCCCCGCCGAGAAGGCCGGGATCAAGACAGGCGACGTGATCACCGAGGTGGACGGCGCCGAAGTGAAGGACGGCCGCGACCTTGCGAAGAAGATCGCCGACCTTGCGCCGGGCACGAACGCCAAGCTGACCGTGATCCGGGGCGACGAAACGAAGACCGTCGATCTCAAGATCGGCCAGTTGCCCGACAAGCCGACGCAGCGCGCAAGCCTCTCGGATGACGGCAAGACAGGGCTCAACGATCTCGGCATCGCGGTCGCTCCGGCGGCGGATGTAAGCCCGACGGATCGACAAGGCCTCGCGGTCGTCGGCGTCGAACCGGGCGGCAAGGCGGCGGAGGCCGGTCTCGCAGAAGGCGACATCATCCTGCGCGTCGGCGATCAGCTGGTGAACCGTCCCGGCGATCTGAAGCGTGCGCTCTCCGACGCCTCGAAGTCGGGCAAGAAGAACGCCCTCGCGCTCGTGAAGCGGAACGGCGACCAGCGGTTCGTCGCGCTGCCTGCCGTGAGCTGAACCGCTTGCATCGGCCGGCACTCGAAGTGCCGCCTCATCTCGACATGACGCCGGAACGGACGCTCCGCTCCGGCGTTTCCCGTTCGTAGGCTGACAGTTTTGCACCGTTCAGCGAGTGGGGAAAGGTCTTGCGGGAAAAGGCGGCAATACCGAAATACACTTGAGCCCGCGGGAAGCGGGCCCGGAACCAACACAAGCAATCCGTAAGAATCGGAACCGTATTTCGCGTGACGATCACGCAGAACGGCAAACCTGGACGACAAAAGGCAACGAAGCCCCATGAATTTCTTCCGCACCATGCTTCTGCTCGCCGCGTTGACGGCGCTTTTCATGGCGATCGGCTTTCTCATCGGCGGCCAGACGGGCATGCTCATCGCGTTCCTGATCGCGGCGGGGATGAACCTGTTCGCCTATTGGAACTCGGACAAGATGGTGCTCGCCCAGCAGGGCGCCGAGGAGGTGGACGAGCGCACCGCGCCCGAGCTTTACTCCATCGTGCGGCAGCTCGCGGCGAACGCGAGCCTGCCCATGCCGAAGGTTTACATCATCCACACCGAACAGCCCAATGCGTTCGCCACCGGGCGTAACCCGCAAAACGCGGCGGTCGCGGCATCGGCGGGCCTTCTGCGCATCATGAGCAAGGAGGAAGTGGCGGGCGTGCTTGCGCACGAACTGGCGCACATCAAGAACCGCGACACGCTCACGATGACGATTGCCGCCACCATCGCAGGCGCGATTTCAATGCTCGCGAATTTCGGCATGTTCTTCGGCGGCAACCGCGACAACAACGGCGGCGGCGGCATCATCAGCACGCTTCTCGCGGTGATCGTCGCGCCTCTGGCGGCCGGCATCATCCAGATGGCGATCAGCCGCTCGCGCGAATATGTGGCCGACAAGGACGGCGGCGAGATCTGCCAGCGTCCGCTGTGGCTCGCGTCCGCGCTGCAGAAGATCGAGCAGGCGGCACACCAGATCCCGAACGAGCAGGCCGAGCGCAACCCCGCGACAGCGCAGCTTTACATCATCAATCCCCTGTCCGGCCAGGGCATGGACAACCTCTTCTCGACGCATCCGAACACGGCGAACCGTATCGCCGCGCTCGTCGAACAGGCGCGCCAAATGGGCCATACGCAGGAGCCGACGGCCGCGCACATGTCTCCCGTACCGGGCTTCGAGGATGGCGCGGGCGGAAGCGGCCCGTGGCAGCAACGCCCGCGCTCCAGCCGCCGCCCGTTTGAAGTCGGGCCGTGGAACCGTTGATTATTCGGCGTAAAAGCGTGCGAAAGCGGCGATTCCTCGGGAATGTAGCGCGTCGCCGGTAGAGCGCCATTGTGCGACGCGCCGCTTTTGCTCATAAGTGCGGACCTTCAACGAAGCGAGCCATCCGCTTCGAGCCAACGCGAAAGGCCCGTTCGTGGCGCCGAAACCTTCTTCGAGACATGCTCCCGCCGATCAACCCGCGTCCGCAAGCGGCGCATCGTCCGGGCTGATGGCCCGCCGTCTCGCCGTCTACCTTCTCAAGTCGGTGCTGCACGACTACCAATCCTTCGACGAAGCCTTCGCCGGATCGTCCGCGCGCGACGCTTTCGCAGCCATGGAAGCGCGCGACCGCGCCTTCGCCCGCGCGATTGCCACCATCGCCTTGCGGCGCCTCGGCCAGATCGAGGACATGCTTTCGCGCTTCCTCGAAAAGCCGCTTTCCGCCGATGCCTTCGAGGCGCGCGCCATTCTCATCGCCGGCGCGACTCAGCTTGCGTTCATGGATGTGGCGCCGCATGCCGCCATCGGGCTGGCCGTCGAGCAGGCGAAGGCGTCGCGCTTCAGCCGCCATCTGGGCGGGCTCATCAATGCCGTTCTGCGCCGCGTGAGCGAGAACCGCGCCGCCATCCTTCGCGAGCAGGACGCCGCCCACCTCAACACGCCCGCGTGGCTCTGGCAGCGCTGGGTGTCTGCTTACGGCGAGGCTACGGCGCGCGAAATCGCAGGCGCACATCTTGAAGAGCCGCCGCTCGACCTCAGCGTGAGGGGCGACGCGGGCCAGTGGGCGGCGAAGCTCAAGGGCGAGGCCCTGCCGTGGGGGACGGTGCGGCTGTCGCACAAAGGCCGGGTGGAGGAAATCGAAGGCTACGCCGAAGGCGCCTGGTGGGTACAGGACGCAGCCGCCGCGATCCCGGCGCTGCTACTGGGCGATATCGCGGGCAAGCGCGTAGCCGATCTCTGCGCCGCGCCGGGCGGCAAGACCGCGCAGCTTGCAGCAGCGGGTGCGCAGGTGACGGCGGTCGACATTTCGGCGGCACGGCTCAGACGGCTCGGCGAAAATGCCGCGCGGCTCGGGCTTTCGGTCGAGGTCGTGAAGGCCAATGTCGGCGAGTGGCAGCCGAGAGACCGCTTCGACGCAATCCTGCTCGATGCGCCCTGCTCGGCGACGGGCACCATCCGCCGCAATCCCGACATCGCCTACCTCAAGACGGCTGAGGACATCGCCGCGCTCGCTCGCGTACAGAAGCGGCTTCTCGCGCACGCGCTGACGCTGCTTGCGCCGGGCGGCACGCTGGTTTTCGCCACCTGCTCGCTCGAACCGGAAGAAGGCGAGGCGCAGATCGCGGCGCTGTTGGCGGACCGCGCCGACGTGCGGCTGCTGCCCATCGATGCGGCGGCGTTCAATCTGCCGCCAGAGGCAGTCGCGCCGAAGGGCTGCCTTCGCACGCTGCCGTTTCATGCTGGCGGGATGGATGGGTTCTTCGCCGCGCGGCTGACGCGAAGCTAAACGCGCATGATGGCGCGCCTGCCCCGCCCTACGCTTTTGCCAGCCGGTCGAATGCCTGGAGATTGCGAAGCAGCGCTTCAAGCTCGCGGAGCGGCACCATGTTCGGCCCGTCGGATGGCGCATGGTCGGGGTCTTGATGCGTTTCGATGAACACCGCCGCGACGCCCACCGCCACGGCCGCGCGCGCCAGCACCGGCACGAAACGCCGTTCGCCGCCCGTTGCCGTGCCCTGCCCGCCCGGCTGCTGCACCGAATGCGTGGCGTCGAACACCACGGGCGCGCCCGTCTCGGCGAGGATCGGCAGCGCGCGCATGTCCGACACAAGCGTGTTGTAGCCGAAGCTCGCGCCGCGCTCGGTCACGAGCACGTTCGGATTGCCCGCCGCGAGCACCTTCGCGACGACATTCTTCATGTCCCACGGCGCAAGAAACTGCCCCTTCTTCACCTTCACCGCGCGGCCCGTTTCTGCTGCGGCGATGAGCAGGTCCGTCTGACGGCACAGGAAGGCGGGGATCTGCAGCACGTCCACCGCTTCGGCCACGCGCGCGCATTGCGACGCTTCGTGCACATCCGTCACGATGGGCAGGCCGAGGCTCTCGCGGATCTCGGCGAAGATCGGCAGCGCCGCGTCGAGGCCGAGGCCGCGCTTGGCGTTGGCGCTCGTGCGATTCGCCTTGTCGAAGCTCGTCTTGAATACCAGGCCAATGCCCAGACGGCTGGCAATCTCCCTCAGTGCCGAGGCCATTTCCAGCGCGTGCGCCCGGCTTTCAAGCTGGCAAGGCCCCGCGAAAAGCGCGAGCGGCAGCGCGTTGCCGACGCGCACGCCGCGAATATCCACCACGCTGTTGGGCGATTGCAGGGTCATGAATGGGCCTCGGTTCGAGAACGATCCGTTATGGGCGCCGCCAACGGCGTCCCGCGGCGGCATTTGACGTGAAAGAACGGCACGCCACGGCGGCTATTCCGTGGCGATCGGACAAAGCGCGCGAGCCTCCCGCCTCAGACCAGGCGGCTTTGCGCCACGGCTGCCGCGATGAACGACGAAAACAGCGGGTGGGGCTCGAACGGACGCGATTTCAGCTCCGGGTGGAACTGCACGCCGATGAACCACGGGTGATCCGGAATCTCGATGATTTCCGGCAGGCTCTTGTCCGGCGAGAGCCCCGAGAAGCGAAGGCCCGCGCGTTCGAGCTTGTCGCGGTAGGTGATGTTCACCTCGTAGCGGTGGCGATGGCGCTCGCTGATGCGCGTCTTGCCGTAGATCTCGGCGACCTTCGAGCCTTCCGCCAGCACCGCTTCATAAGCGCCGAGCCGCATGGTGCCGCCCTTGTCGCTTTCGGCGTGGCGCTGCACGGCCTGTTCGCCGGACTTCCACTCCGTCATCAGGCCGACGACCGGCTCAATCGCCGGGCCGAACTCGGTCGAGCTGGCGCCGTTGATGCCGGCCACGTGCCGCGCCGCTTCGATCACGGCCATCTGCATGCCGAAGCAGATGCCGAAATAGGGCACGCGCTTGGTGCGGGCGAACTGGACGGCCTCGATCTTGCCTTCCGTGCCGCGCTCGCCGAAGCCGCCCGGCACGATGATGCCATGGATGTTTTCGAGATAGGGCGCGACGTCGTCCTTCTCGAAAAGCTCCGAGTCGAGCCAGTGGATCTTGACGCGCACGCCGTTCTCGATGCCGCCATGGCTCAGCGCTTCGGTGAGCGACTTGTAGGCATCCTTCAGGTTCGTGTACTTGCCGACGATGGCGATGGAAACCTCGCCGTCGGGATGCTCGATGCGATGCGAGATCGTGCGCCAGACGTCGAGGTTCGGCTCCGGCGCGTCGGTGATGCCGAAGGCGGCGAGCACTTCGCGGTCGAGCCCTTCGTCGTGATAGGCGAGCGGCACGTCGTAGATGTTCGGCACGTCGAGCGCCTGAATGACGGCGCTTTCCCGCACGTTACAGAACAGCGCGATCTTGGCGCGGTCGCTTTTCGGCACCGGCAGTTCCGAGCGGCAGAGCAGGATGTCGGGCTGGATGCCGATGGAGCGCAGCTCCTTCACCGAGTGCTGCGTGGGCTTGGTCTTCAACTCGCCCGCCGCCTTGATGTAGGGCAGCAACGTCAGATGAATGAAGATCGCCTCGCGGCGCGGCAGTTCGTTGCCGAGCTGGCGAATCGCCTCGAAGAACGGCAGGCCCTCGATGTCGCCGACCGTGCCGCCGATCTCCACGAGCACGAAATCAGCATCCTCGTTGCCGGAGAGCACGAAGTCCTTGATCGCGTTCGTCACGTGCGGGACGACCTGCACCGTGCCCCCGAGATAATCCCCCCGGCGCTCCGCCGAGAGCACGTTCTGATAGATGCGGCCGGTGGTGATATTATCGTCGCGGCGGGCCGAGACGCCCGTGAAGCGCTCGTAATGGCCGAGGTCGAGGTCGGTTTCCGCGCCGTCGTCGGTAACGAACACTTCGCCGTGCTGATAGGGCGACATCGTGCCGGGATCGACGTTGAGATAGGGATCCAGCTTCCTCAATCGCACGGAATAGCCGCGCGCTTTCAGAAGCGCGCCAAGAGCCGCCGATGCGAGCCCCTTTCCGAGTGAGGAAACCACGCCGCCGGTAATGAAGATATATCGCGCCATGGACCTTGAACGTAATCCTTCGCGCGCCCGAGGGAAAGGGCGTGCTTGCGGTTTTCAACTTCTAGCGTTGTCGGGTGAGGGGCGCCGCTGCGCCGCCTCGGTCTGCCTTGCGGCGGCTACTGAGCGGGTGCTGCCGGCTTCGGAATGCTGAGCTTGGGCAAAGCCGGCGCGCTTTCGGCCGGAGCCTGAGAAGGGGCGGTCGCGGGCGCTGTGGTGTTCGTGGGCGTGATCGCCGAGGTGGGCGTCTTGCGCTGGCCGATAATGCCGAGGGTGATCGACGTCAGAAAGAAGATCGCCGCAAGAATTGCCGTCGTGCGCGTCATGACGTTGGCCGCGCCGCGCCCGCTGACGAAACCGCCGCCGCCACCGCCCATGCCGAGCGCGCCGCCTTCCGACCGCTGAAGGAGGATAATCACGATCATCGTCACGGCGACGACGATATGAAGCACAAGAAGGACGTTTGCCATTTCTCTCGACCGGTCGGGAATTTCGGAAAAGTTGCCCCATACATACCGGTTTCGGCGGCAAGATCAAGCGCGCGGGCTGATATTAGCCGGAGGTGGGCACCAATGCCCCCGTTGCCGAAGACATGGAACCGGTGTAAAAGCCGCCCATGATGACGATGTCCGCCGCACCAATGCCGGCTAAGTTTTATTGGCGCTTCCTCTAGGGAGCGGCAGGTCGTCATTCGTGACCATTGCCGCCGTGTCCGGCGCGCGCATGGTCTTTTCGTCCAGCCCTCACCTGTCACGGCGGTCCTTGAAGGGGATAGATGCGGTGATACAGGAAAACAGGGCGAGCTGGGCTCTTGAACCCGGCCGATGTGCGCTTCTCATTCACGATATGCAGCGGCATTACCTCGATGCGCTGCCGGATGCTGCGACGCGCGCCGACCTCGTCGGCAAGGTTGCGGGCCTGCGGGCTGCCTGCACGGAACTGGGCGTGCCCGTGTTCGCGTCCATTGTGCCAGAAGCGCATGGCATGCAGGAGCGAGGGCTCATGTCGGAGCTGTGGGGGCGGGGGCCGCGCGGCGAGGGCGCGAAGCTCGATCCGGCCCTTCTCGGCAATGATGCGCGCATCCGCTCCATCGCCAAACGCAGCTACAGCGCGTTCTACGGAACCGATCTCGAAGTGATGTTGCGCAGGCTTGGACGCGACAGCGTGATCATCGCGGGTCTCTACACGTCGATAGGGTGCTTCTCCACAGCACTCGAAGCCTTCGCGCGCGATATCCGCGCCTTCGTGGTGGCGGATGCGACTGCCGACATGAGCGCGGCCGATCACGCGGCAGGGCTGCGGAATGCGGCAAGGCTTTGCGCGCGCGTCCTCGATTCGGAGGATGTCCGTGCGGCTCTGTCGCCCCGTGGCCTTCGGCCGGAAGACCGTCGCGCCGCGATCGATGTGTGCTGAATCGGTTCGGCGTCGGCGTTACGCTACTGGGCGCCGACAATACCGGCCTGCGCCGGGGCGGGCGGCTTGGGCTTCTGCGCGACGGGTTTCTGTGCCTGCGTCGTCGCGCCAGCCTTCGGCTTGGGTTTCGCGGGCTGATCGGCGCCAGCCGATGCCGGCGCGCTGTCCGGACCGGCCTGCGGTTTCGCGCCCTCCTCGTCCTCGTCTTCCAGGTTCTTGAGTTGCACGAGCGAACTCGGCGCCATGCAGCGGAACTTCATCTGCTCGTCGAGATCGATATACTGACGGACGAGATTGAGGTCGGACGCGGAGAGGTTCGCCACGGCCCAGTTCGGGCCGCGCTCCATGAGGCGGTCCACGTCGAGCGCCTTGAGCGCCTGAAGATCCTGCGTGAGCTTGGCGCACAACGCCTTGTCAGCCTGCGCGGCGTTCGCCCCGCCAGCCATCGCAAGGACGACCGCGAGAGCCGCCGCGCCAATCAACGCACCTCTGCCCCCGTTTCCGGCAGGTTTCGCATCGCATGTCATCGCCAGCGCCTTTCCTGAAGCGATCAGGCCGTTGTCTCGCATCGAGCGTATCTTGTAGCGTCCTTGCATAACGGAAAGATCAACGCGTTGGAAGCGAGGCCCGCCTCTCCGAGGCGCGAGCCGCCGCAGTGACGATTTCAAGAAACGTCGCGGCCTTGAGGCTCGCTCCGCCGACCAGCACGCCATCCACCTCCGGGCTATCGAAAGTCGATGCGGCATTCGCGGGGCTTACCGAGCCGCCGTAAAGGACGCGCCAGCGCATGCCGCTCGTCTCGCGGAACCGATCCTTGAGACAGCCGCGCACGACCTCGTGGACGGCCGTAATCTGTTCCGTCGTCGGCGAGACGCCCGAGCCGATGGCCCAGACCGGTTCGTAGGCGACGATGGTGGTCTCTGGCGTCGATTCGTCCGGAAGGCTGTCGGCGAGTTGGCGGCGGCAAACGCTCGCGGTCAGGCCACGGACGTGCTCACCGCGCGTCTCGCCGATGCAGACCACGATCTTGACGCCGGCGCGGAGCGCGGTCGCAGCCTTCGCGCGCACTTCGCGGCTGGTCTCGCCATGTTCGCCGCGCCGCTCGCTATGACCGAGTATGACGGTGGTCGCGCCCGACTCCTTCAGCATCAGCGCCGAGAGATCGCCGGTAAACGGGCCTCTTTCACCGACATGGCAATCCTGTGCGCCGATCTCGACTGACGACCCCTCGACGATCTGGGATGCGGCATGCAGAAGTGTCGCGGGTGGGAAGACGGTAACGTCGGGCGCGTTCTCAACGGATGCAATGCCATCGCGGATGGCCTGTATCTGTGCGAGGTCGGGCCGCAGGCCGTTCATCTTCCAATTGCCTGCGACATATAGCTTCGGTCCGGACATAGCGTTTCTCTCGGTGGAACGGGGCGCGCGGAGGAATTTGTTGAAGCGGGCCGACCTCGCGAATCTTGATATTGCGCGCACGTTTTTATTCTCTAAATTACGGCCAACGCGAAACGTGCAAGAAATGCGCGCCCGAATCAAGCCTGCTCTGGCTTGAGCATTCAAGGACTTCAGCTGATGCATTTCCTCCGGAAAGTGGCCGTCTTCGTTCTGTTCGCCATCCTGATCGGCGCGTTCGCCATCAGCATGGGCGGCAATTATTACGGCGACCGCGAACGGCGACAGAGCGTGGCGACCGTCGGCTCCGTCAACATATCGCCGGAAGATTTCCGCCGCGCGTATCAGCGCGTTCTCGAAAATGTCAGCCAGCAGGCCGGACGGCGCATCTCGCCCGCGGAAGCGCAGGCGTTCGGCCTTCCGAACCGCGTGCTTCAGGGCCTGATCCAGGACGCAGCGCTCGATCTCGAAGCGAAGCAACTCGGCGTCGGTCTGTCCGAAGAGGGCGTGCGCCGGGGCATCACGAGCCTTGAGGTTTTCCAGGACAAGGGCGTGTTCAGCGCCGACAAATATCATCGCTTCCTTCAGAATATCGGCTACACGGCGCCCTTCTTCGAGCAGGAATATAAGGGCGATCTCGTGCGCCGTCAGTTGCGCGGCGTCTTTGAAGGCAGCGGCGTGGTTTCGAAGGCGCTTCTCGAAGCCTACAACAAATTCGGCAACGAACAGCGCACGCTGGCCTATTTCATCCTTGCGCCCGAGGCGGCGGGTGCCGTGCCTGCTCCGACAGAGGCCGAACTGCAGGTTTTCTACGAGGACCGCAAGCCGCAATTCACGACGCCCGAACTTCGCAAGGTCGCGGCGCTTGCCATCTCGCCGCAGTCGGTCGCGAAGAGCCTGACCATCCCGGACGCCGATCTGAAGGCCGAATACGCGGCCAAGGCTTCCGTCTATTCCGTGCCCGAGCGTCGCAAGCTTGAGATCATCCCCTTCAAGACGCGCGCGGATGCCGACGCAGCCTATGCGAAGCTCAAGTCCGGCGCGCGGGACTTCCTCGGCGTGGCCAAGGACGCAGGCTTCAACCAGCCCGATATCGATGCGGGCGTCGTTTCCAGGCAGGAACTCGCTGACAAGTTCGGCATGAACGACGCCATCGTGAAGGCGGCCTTCTCGACCGAAAAGGAATGGACGGCGCGGCCCGTGGACGGCCCGGTGTCGACGGTCATCATCCGCGTGCTGGACGTGATCCCGGGGCAGGAACGCAGCTTCGATCAGGTCAAGGAGCAGATCCGCGCCGACCTCGCCAAGGTCCGCGCGCAGAGCGAATTCCAACGCCTCATCAAGGCCTTCGAGGAAGACCGCACGACGGGCGTTCCGCTCGCCGACAGCGCTCGGAAACTGAATTTGCCGCTTGAGGAAGTCACGTTCGACCGTTCGGCCAATGGCGCCGACGGCAAGCCGCTGACGATCTCCGCCGTGCCCGCCGCGCAACTCGTCGATGCCGCCTTCAAATCCGATGTGGGCGTCGAAAACGAGGCGATCCGCCTTCAGGGCGGGGGCTATGCGTGGTTTGAAGTGAACGATGTCGTGAAGCCGCGCCAGAAGCCTCTCGAAGAGGTCAAGGGAGAGGTTGAGGCGGCATGGCGCGCGGATCAGGTTCGCGACAGGCTCTCATCGAGGGCTCGCGATCTCGTAGCGCGGCTCGACAAGGGCGAAGCCATCGCCGCCGTTGCGAAAAGCGTCGGCGCGACCGTCAAGACGAGCCAGCCGCTGAAGCGTAACGGCAAGGAAGACGGTCTCCCGCCAGCCGCCGTTGCACAGGCTTTCGCCCTTCCCGAAGGCGGCGCCGGTTCGGCCGCTTCGGAAAACGGCACGTCGCGCGCTGTTTTCCAGGTCGCAAAAATCACGCCTCCCGGTCCCCTTTCGGAAGAGCAGGCCAAGGGCTTGGAACAGCAACTCGCCGGTGCAATCTCGGATGACAATTTCTCCGGCTTCTTGAACAGGATCACGACGACGTCGCCGATCTCCATCGACCGCAAGGCATTCGCCAACGTGGCGGGAGGCTCGTATGACGGTGAATAGCTTTCGATGGCGTCTCTCTCTCGTTTGATTTCCCCCGAGAGACGCAATCCCAATTCCGAGAAAAATCCGATGAAGGTCGAACCTTCTGTTGCTGAGTTCACCGCCCGTTACGACGCGGGCGCCGCGCAGCTCGTCTTCACCCGCCTTGTCG
This genomic window from Rhodomicrobium lacus contains:
- the htpX gene encoding zinc metalloprotease HtpX, with product MNFFRTMLLLAALTALFMAIGFLIGGQTGMLIAFLIAAGMNLFAYWNSDKMVLAQQGAEEVDERTAPELYSIVRQLAANASLPMPKVYIIHTEQPNAFATGRNPQNAAVAASAGLLRIMSKEEVAGVLAHELAHIKNRDTLTMTIAATIAGAISMLANFGMFFGGNRDNNGGGGIISTLLAVIVAPLAAGIIQMAISRSREYVADKDGGEICQRPLWLASALQKIEQAAHQIPNEQAERNPATAQLYIINPLSGQGMDNLFSTHPNTANRIAALVEQARQMGHTQEPTAAHMSPVPGFEDGAGGSGPWQQRPRSSRRPFEVGPWNR
- a CDS encoding isochorismatase family protein, producing MTIAAVSGARMVFSSSPHLSRRSLKGIDAVIQENRASWALEPGRCALLIHDMQRHYLDALPDAATRADLVGKVAGLRAACTELGVPVFASIVPEAHGMQERGLMSELWGRGPRGEGAKLDPALLGNDARIRSIAKRSYSAFYGTDLEVMLRRLGRDSVIIAGLYTSIGCFSTALEAFARDIRAFVVADATADMSAADHAAGLRNAARLCARVLDSEDVRAALSPRGLRPEDRRAAIDVC
- the secG gene encoding preprotein translocase subunit SecG, producing the protein MANVLLVLHIVVAVTMIVIILLQRSEGGALGMGGGGGGFVSGRGAANVMTRTTAILAAIFFLTSITLGIIGQRKTPTSAITPTNTTAPATAPSQAPAESAPALPKLSIPKPAAPAQ
- a CDS encoding RsmB/NOP family class I SAM-dependent RNA methyltransferase is translated as MARRLAVYLLKSVLHDYQSFDEAFAGSSARDAFAAMEARDRAFARAIATIALRRLGQIEDMLSRFLEKPLSADAFEARAILIAGATQLAFMDVAPHAAIGLAVEQAKASRFSRHLGGLINAVLRRVSENRAAILREQDAAHLNTPAWLWQRWVSAYGEATAREIAGAHLEEPPLDLSVRGDAGQWAAKLKGEALPWGTVRLSHKGRVEEIEGYAEGAWWVQDAAAAIPALLLGDIAGKRVADLCAAPGGKTAQLAAAGAQVTAVDISAARLRRLGENAARLGLSVEVVKANVGEWQPRDRFDAILLDAPCSATGTIRRNPDIAYLKTAEDIAALARVQKRLLAHALTLLAPGGTLVFATCSLEPEEGEAQIAALLADRADVRLLPIDAAAFNLPPEAVAPKGCLRTLPFHAGGMDGFFAARLTRS
- a CDS encoding peptidyl-prolyl cis-trans isomerase, which codes for MHFLRKVAVFVLFAILIGAFAISMGGNYYGDRERRQSVATVGSVNISPEDFRRAYQRVLENVSQQAGRRISPAEAQAFGLPNRVLQGLIQDAALDLEAKQLGVGLSEEGVRRGITSLEVFQDKGVFSADKYHRFLQNIGYTAPFFEQEYKGDLVRRQLRGVFEGSGVVSKALLEAYNKFGNEQRTLAYFILAPEAAGAVPAPTEAELQVFYEDRKPQFTTPELRKVAALAISPQSVAKSLTIPDADLKAEYAAKASVYSVPERRKLEIIPFKTRADADAAYAKLKSGARDFLGVAKDAGFNQPDIDAGVVSRQELADKFGMNDAIVKAAFSTEKEWTARPVDGPVSTVIIRVLDVIPGQERSFDQVKEQIRADLAKVRAQSEFQRLIKAFEEDRTTGVPLADSARKLNLPLEEVTFDRSANGADGKPLTISAVPAAQLVDAAFKSDVGVENEAIRLQGGGYAWFEVNDVVKPRQKPLEEVKGEVEAAWRADQVRDRLSSRARDLVARLDKGEAIAAVAKSVGATVKTSQPLKRNGKEDGLPPAAVAQAFALPEGGAGSAASENGTSRAVFQVAKITPPGPLSEEQAKGLEQQLAGAISDDNFSGFLNRITTTSPISIDRKAFANVAGGSYDGE
- the tpiA gene encoding triose-phosphate isomerase; its protein translation is MSGPKLYVAGNWKMNGLRPDLAQIQAIRDGIASVENAPDVTVFPPATLLHAASQIVEGSSVEIGAQDCHVGERGPFTGDLSALMLKESGATTVILGHSERRGEHGETSREVRAKAATALRAGVKIVVCIGETRGEHVRGLTASVCRRQLADSLPDESTPETTIVAYEPVWAIGSGVSPTTEQITAVHEVVRGCLKDRFRETSGMRWRVLYGGSVSPANAASTFDSPEVDGVLVGGASLKAATFLEIVTAAARASERRASLPTR
- the kdsA gene encoding 3-deoxy-8-phosphooctulonate synthase encodes the protein MTLQSPNSVVDIRGVRVGNALPLALFAGPCQLESRAHALEMASALREIASRLGIGLVFKTSFDKANRTSANAKRGLGLDAALPIFAEIRESLGLPIVTDVHEASQCARVAEAVDVLQIPAFLCRQTDLLIAAAETGRAVKVKKGQFLAPWDMKNVVAKVLAAGNPNVLVTERGASFGYNTLVSDMRALPILAETGAPVVFDATHSVQQPGGQGTATGGERRFVPVLARAAVAVGVAAVFIETHQDPDHAPSDGPNMVPLRELEALLRNLQAFDRLAKA
- a CDS encoding CTP synthase, giving the protein MARYIFITGGVVSSLGKGLASAALGALLKARGYSVRLRKLDPYLNVDPGTMSPYQHGEVFVTDDGAETDLDLGHYERFTGVSARRDDNITTGRIYQNVLSAERRGDYLGGTVQVVPHVTNAIKDFVLSGNEDADFVLVEIGGTVGDIEGLPFFEAIRQLGNELPRREAIFIHLTLLPYIKAAGELKTKPTQHSVKELRSIGIQPDILLCRSELPVPKSDRAKIALFCNVRESAVIQALDVPNIYDVPLAYHDEGLDREVLAAFGITDAPEPNLDVWRTISHRIEHPDGEVSIAIVGKYTNLKDAYKSLTEALSHGGIENGVRVKIHWLDSELFEKDDVAPYLENIHGIIVPGGFGERGTEGKIEAVQFARTKRVPYFGICFGMQMAVIEAARHVAGINGASSTEFGPAIEPVVGLMTEWKSGEQAVQRHAESDKGGTMRLGAYEAVLAEGSKVAEIYGKTRISERHRHRYEVNITYRDKLERAGLRFSGLSPDKSLPEIIEIPDHPWFIGVQFHPELKSRPFEPHPLFSSFIAAAVAQSRLV
- a CDS encoding Do family serine endopeptidase, whose amino-acid sequence is MTESSPEVRTNTAQKQSNVSVILSRLGKKSTIYVSAVALALGAFAGAASFEPNPARAYSQGENVSQGEGLRQRLPSFAPLVKQVKPAVVSIRVKADAAAKAAFGDDEGGPRGGNPYEGTPFERFFGPGGPRGGFGPWGGAPGGKGGPRQLVTAQGSGFFISPDGYLVTNNHVAQDAVSLEVVMDDGKTYTAKVVGTDPRTDIALLKVDGRTDFPYAKFSHSGAEIGDWVLAMGNPFGLGGTVTAGIVSARGRDIGEGPYDDFIQIDASVNKGNSGGPTFNESGEVIGVNTAIYSPSGGSVGIAFAIPAPTVERVVAALKDKGHVTRGWLGVQIQGLTPELADSLGLKNTAGALVAAPQSGSPAEKAGIKTGDVITEVDGAEVKDGRDLAKKIADLAPGTNAKLTVIRGDETKTVDLKIGQLPDKPTQRASLSDDGKTGLNDLGIAVAPAADVSPTDRQGLAVVGVEPGGKAAEAGLAEGDIILRVGDQLVNRPGDLKRALSDASKSGKKNALALVKRNGDQRFVALPAVS